In the genome of Carassius gibelio isolate Cgi1373 ecotype wild population from Czech Republic chromosome A25, carGib1.2-hapl.c, whole genome shotgun sequence, the window NNNNNNNNNNNNNNNNNNNNNNNNNNNNNNNNNNNNNNNNNNNNNNNNNNNNNNNNNNNNNNNNNNNNNNNNNNNNNNNNNNNNNNNNNNNNNNNNNNNNNNNNNNNNNNNNNNNNNNNNNNNNNNNNNNNNNNNNNNNNNNNNNNNNNNNNNNNNNNNNNNNNNNNNNNNNNNNNNNNNNNNNNNNNNNNNNNNNNNNNNNNNNNNNNNNNNNNNNNNNNNNNNNNNNNNNNNNNNNNNNNNNNNNNNNNNNNNNNNNNNNNNNNNNNNNNNNNNNNNNNNNNNNNNNNNNNNNNNNNNNNNNNNNNNNNNNNNNNNNNNNNNNNNNNNNNNNNNNNNNNNNNNNNNNNNNNNNNNNNNNNNNNNNNNNNNNNNNNNNNNNNNNNNtttagagtggccttttattgtggccagcctaaggcacacctgtgcaataatcatgctatCCAATCAGCagcttgatatgccacacctgtgaggtggatggattatctcggcaaaggagaagtgctcactaacacagatttagacagatttgtgaacaatatttgtgagaaataggcctttgtgtacatagaaaaagtcttagatctttgagttcagctcatgaaaaatagggGCAAAAACAAGttttgcgtttataattttgttcagtgtatttcacattacatattttaacagttatattaaaaaaaatattccattaGCCTTAGTTATTtaccatatttatattttttatttttgtaaaaaagtaAATTTCCATTGACTAAAATTTATATTCATACACAttgatcctttttttttaaccctaatATTTAAACAGTAAATGTGTGACACCTGTggctttgaataataataaacattatgtaTTGTATATAAAAGGAATTTCTaagctttttgtttttgtcctAAAGTATCTGTTCAGACCGTATACGTTCAGCCTGGTCTGGTGTTTGGGAATGTTCCAGTGCAAGCGCATTGCCCAGTATGTGCACAGAACGTGATAACTCGCCTGGAGTATACATCAGGAGCACTAGCTTGGCTCTCTTGCGCAGGCCTTGCCATTTTTGGGTTAGATGAAGCATTACATAATATACACTCTTATGGTTTTCTTCTTTTGCTCAAACACTCCCCTGATTGTTCTGTTCTCATCTCCCATGTTCTAGTTGTATCTACGGCTGCTGCCTGATTCCCTTCTGTGTGGACAGTCTGAAGGATGTGACCCACCACTGTCCAAACTGCAGCAGTGCTTTAGGAGTCTATAGGAGAATGTGAACCAGCTGCAGAACATGTGAAGGAGTTGTGTGACACATCGACTCTATATTTATTATCATTCTTCAGCCAGAGTCAATTCATTATCTGTGCCACACTGACGTGTATTTGTACACACGCCTACCTTAACGTACTTGTCTTTTCATTGTAAACTGTGATTTAACTTAAagttaaatcttaaaaatataaaaataaaaataactttatttcacACTAGTGAAGACATCTGTGTAACATTTATACATAATTACAGTGcaaaagttcttctttctttaatcaaatgtatgtagaaaatgattaaataaatgaatatgtgtATGCTTTCACACTCAAAAGTCCTATCGTGTGCATGTAATGCAATTTCTGTTTGTTCCCTCTGTTTGCTTGGCAAATATTATAAATGCTGCACCAGAACAAAAACAACCGGATCAGTCTCatgacacaaacaaataaaagatttaaGGCAAAATCTGCTGGAGATCTTCTACTTCGTAGATCCAGTTTTTCCTGTGAATCAAAGCATTTTCAGAAAGATCTGCCATCTTCACAGCACGCAGCACCGGCTCTGGACTGTGAGACTGGATGACACCCATAACCATGACGTATTTACCTGTGggttaaaaaaatagaaaattagaagaatacctcagtgtttaaaatatttactttgtgaATTTGTCACTCACgtgacctaattaatattcatgagtggCGGTTTTTGTCATATCCTcctgagaaacagaaaattcactttgtgaattacatttaattcatatGTTATGTCCTCTGTAGAGGACACAAGGActcagaaaaagaagaaaaaataaaagactatgaaaagacaaaaccaatagtataataataataatataatatatatatatatatatatatatatatatatatatatatatatatgtgtgtgtgtgtgtgtgtgtgtgtgtgtatatatatatatatatatatatatatatatagtttttaatacaAAACTTCGTTTAAGAATGGTTCTCAACTGttacacaaaaacataaaatgatttGATATACCATCTTGCTTTATGCAATGTTTAAAAATTGCATAACTAGTTTTCCCATTCAGCACAATGTAATCTATACACagtatctaatttgcatattacagcgtgttgaaaaaagaagtgtaataatgggaaCAGTAATTCGccagactttcataataatatctaatatttcataagaatgttgatatatatatatattttccccctATTCAATTCTTATGTCTCCCAAAACgcataataaacatgctttttgtCCTGGTGTCCTCTAGTGGACATTCAATTATTGATTTGAAGCCCCGTAACgtttctgagatgttgatttatgacaaacaatttgaaaattattattaatccGGTTTAagtaattactaattattatcaTGTGAggtctcagagaaattcactaaaatacAATGTCCACTACTGAGACAAATACTCCATAGCTGTGTCTCAGGAGGATAAAAAACATGTAATATACGCAAACAGAAAAACTAACCgtgtattttattcatattttgtatatttttctctttgtcttcagaaaacctaaaaaaaaaaaagaaaaagctactAACCAGCACTCAGGCAGGGTTTTCCCTTCGGCACGCTGTTAATGCCGCTGACGACAAAGTTCCCGGTCTCGTCCAGAATGAGCACGGTGTTGTGATCGGACTGCACTTCCAGCACAGTCCCCTGCATCCAGACCACGGACACCGGTAACGAGCGCTGCTCACCGGGGCCCAGTCGTCTGATAACATACTCGGACCTTCCTCCTGCTGTCTGGCGCTCTGTCCCTTCACGCAGCTGGCTGGACAACACTTTCACCGGAGGACTGCGAGCTCTGTCTGCACTCAGAAAACTGCTTCCCATCATCTTAAGGTCTGATTGAAAACCATACAGTCTATGTTGTAAACGCGCTCTGTTTTTCAAACGCGtgcagaagaagaaaagaaaagaaaaagatccgGACGTGACGATTTGTTTCAAAATAAAGGCGCGAATTATATTTTACTGTAGAAGCAAGTTCAATCAAAATGTGTGAGTTGATGTTGTCGATGTCGATGTTAGCCTAATGTTGTAAATAGAGACGAAACATTTTTcgatcattttaatatactacaGTATACTAATATACTATGATTTTTcgatcattttaatatactacaTATACTAAATATTCTACATagaatattggtaacactttacaacagGGTTTCATTAGTTAAAGTAACAAACGAAAAATACATgtattgtattaaatgtattgtgttatatttattaatctttattaatgttagttaatgaaatacAGTTGTTCACTTTTAGTTCACTGTTAATTCacgttaacaagcacaacttttggtttgaattatgcatttaatgttggAATTaacttaaacatatatatatatatttaaattaacataaacataaataaatgctgtcaaaTTATTGTTCTTATTGTCTTAGTTCATGTTTACTAAATTAGTTAACTAATGagatttattgtaaagtgttaccagaatatTTAACAGCGttaataatatacatgtacactcaccagccactttattaggtacttctgttcaattgcttggtaacacaaattgctaatcagccaatcacatggcagcaactcaatgcatttaggcatctagatgttcTAAACCTTTAGCTCAAGcgaaaggttgggggttcgagtCCCGgtgaacacatgttaggtaaaatggttagcctgaatgcaatgtaagtcgctttggataaaagtgtctgctaaatgcttaagtATTTAAGTATAAGTATTAAAATGTGGTGGAGATGACTTGCTGGAGTTTAGACCGAGCAtcagaaaggggatttaagtgactttgaaagtggaatggttgttggtgccagacgggccggtctgagtatttcacagactgctgatctactgggactTTCACGAACAACCATCTTGGGTTTACtgagaatggtccaaaaaagacaaaatatccagtgagccacagttgtgtggacaaaaatgccttgtttatgTCAGAGGAGACAGTAATTCAAATAACaacttgttacaaccaaggtgTGTAGAATaacatctctgaatgcacaacacgtcAAACCCTGAAGCAGGTGGGCTACAGAAGCAGAAGTCTTGGTTTCTGCTTTGATGGTAGgttcagaatttggtgtaaagaacatgaaagcatgcatccatcatgccttgtctcaatggttcaggctggtggtggtggtgtaatggtttTGGGGGATGTATTTTTgtcacactttgggccccttagtaccaattgagcattgtttaaaccccacagcctacctgagtattgttgctaaCCATGTCCATcactttatgactacagtgtatccatcttctgatggctatttccagcaggataatgcaccatgtcacaaagctcaaattatCTCAGACTgctttcttgaacatgacaatgagtttacTTTACActtgcctccacagtcaccagctttcaatccaatagagcagctttgggatgtggtgggatggtagattcacatcatggatgtgcagctgaaaaatctgcagcaactgcgtgatgttatcatgtcaatatgaaccaaaatctctgaggaatgcttccaacaccttgttgaatctatgccacggagaa includes:
- the LOC127946731 gene encoding recQ-mediated genome instability protein 2-like, with protein sequence MMGSSFLSADRARSPPVKVLSSQLREGTERQTAGGRSEYVIRRLGPGEQRSLPVSVVWMQGTVLEVQSDHNTVLILDETGNFVVSGINSVPKGKPCLSAGKYVMVMGVIQSHSPEPVLRAVKMADLSENALIHRKNWIYEVEDLQQILP